In Anaeromicrobium sediminis, the DNA window AATCCATACTAGGTGAATATGTAACTATAAAAGGTAAGAGATACGAAGTGGTAGGTATATTAGAACAAATTGGTGACACGGGAATGAGAGGCTTTAATCCTGATGAAGGAGTCATAGTACCCTATGAAACGGCTACCAGCTATTTAATAGGAAAAAAGTCAAAACCTAATATTACTGTACTAGCTAAAGGAATAGACTATGTGGATCCTGCCATAGAAGACATAAAAGAAATATTGTCTAAAGAATACAAAGAAGATGATTTAATGATAAGGGATGCTGGATCAAAATTAGTTACGGCAAGGGAATCAGCAAAAAGTATGTCAATATTATTAATGGCCATAGGAACTATAGTATTAATTGTTGGTGGTATAGGCATAATGAATGTTATGTTTGTATCTGTAAAAGAAAGGACTAAAGAAATAGGTATATTAAAGGCCATAGGCGCTAAAAGAAGGGACATATTACTTCAGTTTTTACTAGAGGCCATAATAATAAGTGCGGGAGGAGGAATTATAGCCATAGTATTAGGCATAATTTTAATGCCTCTTGCAGAGTATGGGAGTGTTAGGGTTATTCCATCCTTAGAAGGAAATGTGATAGCTCTCATATTTTCCATTGTTACAGGAACATTTTTTGGATACTATCCAGCTTCTAAAGGGGCAACTTTAAAGCCTATAGATGCACTTAACTATGAATAAAGGGAGATGAATTAAATGAAAAAAATAAAATTATTAATTTTAGCTATAGGGGCAGTATTAATGTTTACAGCTTGTGGAGATAAAGTAGTAGTAGAGGAGACTGTTGTGGAAGGAAAAGAGGGAGTGAGAAGGGAAGTTGCTGCAGAGGTGCAAAAACCAGATAGCTCTCAAAATGAATCAGTTGATGAAATAAGAGAAAAGAAACCACAAATAAATAGACCTACCATGTATGGAAAGGTGCAAAAAATAGTAGGTAATGAAGTTACTTTAATGTTGGCAAAAATGCCTGAACCAGTTCAAATATCCAAAGAGAATAGGGAAAAAATCAGTAGAGAAGAAATGAAAGAAAAAATGAAAAATAGAAAGATAGAATTTACTGGAGAAACGGTAGATATTATAATTCCTGTGGGAGTACCTATTGAAAAGAGAGGTCAAGGTGGAGCGTCTCAAGTTGACTTAGAAAACATAGGTGTAGATTCTATGCTGCAAGTTTGGGTTGAAGATGGAGATGTAGTAAAAGTTCGTATAGCAAGGTAGTGATATTATGAGTGAACCAGTACTTTTAATGAGAGATATAGTAAAAGCCTATGATTTAGGAAAACAAAAGGTTCAAGTATTAAATGAAATTTCACTAAAAATAAATAAGGGTGAATTTGTAGCCGTACTAGGACCATCTGGTTCGGGAAAATCAACTCTTATGAATATTATTGGATGTATTGATACAGCCAATAGTGGTGAATACATATTAGGTGGAGAACCTATTAAAGAAAAAACTGAAAATGAATTGGCTCACATAAGAAATAAGGAGATTGGATTCATATTTCAAAAGTTTAATCTACTTCCTAAATATACAGCTCAACATAATGTAGCCTTACCCCTTCTATTGAGAGGGGTAGAGAGAAACGTAGCTTTTGAAAAGGCAGAGGATTTATTAGTTCAGGTGGGCCTTGGGGATAGAATAGACCATAAGCCCATAGAACTATCAGGTGGGCAACAACAAAGGGTATCCATTGCTAGAGCATTAATAGGAGACCCTAAAATATTACTTGCAGATGAACCTACAGGAAACTTAGATTCTAAATCAGGAGAAGATATAATTAATATGTTTTTAGATCTGAATAAAAAAGGTAATACCATCATATTGATTACCCATGATTTACATGTGGCTCAGCAGGCAAAGAGAATAATTAACGTAAGGGACGGTAAAGTCCATGAAGGTTAAAAAAATAGAAAAAATAATACCAGCTAGAGAACTAGCTGGTATTATTTTTTTATATTTAAGATTTTTTTACTTCTATCCATACTAAAGTACCTTTATTTACTTCACTTTCTATACCATAGGCATAATTATGGGCTTCTAATATATTTTTTACTATAGACATACCTAATCCTGTACCAGATTTATTTCTTTTTCTGGATTTATCAACCTTATAAAATCTTTCCCATATATAGGGAAGGTCCTCTTTAGGGATACCTGATCCAAAATCTTTAAATTCTATTCGAATAGAATTTTTATTATCTAGTAGATTAATTTGAATTTCACTATTCTTAAATGAGTGAATTATGGAGTTATTTAATATATTAAAAAATACTTGAAAGATTTTATTTTCGTCTCCTTCTATAAACAATTCTTTGTTATAGTTAAATAATATATCTATATTTTTTTCCTTAGCAAAATACTTTAATTTATCTATGACCCTAGTTAATATATCGTTTACTATGAAAGGTTCCGTAGTAGGATCATAATATCCAGCTTCCATTTTAGACAAATATAAAATATCTTCTACCATATTAGTAAGTCTGTCAGATTCATCTATTATTACTTTTAAATTTGCTTCCCTACTTTCCTTTTCTTCTCCTTCTATATCCAGGGTGAGTTCTGCATAAGCCTTTATTAAACTTATGGGAGTTTTTAATTCGTGGGAAGTATTAGCTATGAATTCTCGCCTGAAAGTTTCTATCTGACTCAATTGTTCAGCCATTTTATTTATTGTATTCCCAAGGATACCTATTTCATCTTCACCTTTTACGTCTATATTACAATCAAAATTACCCTTTGCAATTTCCTTTGTAGCATTTGTTATTTTTATTATGGGCTTTGCAAACATTTTAGATAGAAATAAGGATAATATAGTCCCAACTAGCAGGGAAATTCCACTTATTATAGATAATTGCCTCTTTAATACAAAAGTAATAGAATTAGTTGAAGAAAGGCCAGAAGATAGCCATACATTACCTATTACTGTATCTCCCTTTTTTATGGGAACTGCCACATTTAAGTGTCTTACAATGTCTTTTCCATCCTTTTTCTGTATTAGACGATTTATATAAAGATCTTGTTTAAAGGAAAATCGTTCAAGTTCACGGTGAGGTTTTTGGCCTAGTATTTTCAGGTCTTTAAATCCTCGTTCTGCTAATAGGTTGTTATATTTAATATTGTTTTGCCTATCGATTATATTTACACGACCATTTAAATCAGAGGCCACTTCGTGGATTTTTTCTGATAAATTTTCAGATTCTATGCCTTCCTTCTCCACAATAGCAGCTATTTCTTTACCGCTATCTACTAGGGAATTGGTTATGGCATTTATATAAAAGTCATTTAGGAAATATACCTGAAATAGCCAGGATATTCCCAATATGAGGAGAATAAGTGCTGTAATAGATATCCAAAGTTTACTTCGTATATTTTTCATATTATTCTTCCACCTTAAACTTATATCCTGTTCCCCATACGGTTTTTATGTATCCCTTATAGGGAGAAAGTTTTTCTCTTAATTGTTTAATGTGGGTATCTACTGTTCTTAAATCTCCTATAAAATCATAACCCCATACTTTACTTAAAAGCATTTCTCTAGAACAGGCTTGCTTGTTATTAGTAGTTAAAAATAATAATAAATCAAATTCCTTTGGTGTTAAGTATACTTCTTTATTATCTACTAACACAATCCTTTCCAATGGAGAAATCTTTATATTTCCATAGTCTAATACATCGTTTTTTACAGTTTTAGAACTTCTTTTTAATATGGCTTTTATCCTAGCTATTAACTCCCGAGGGCTAAAGGGCTTTACTATGTAATCATCTACTCCCAATTCAAATCCAAACAATCTATCGTATTCTTCACCACGGGCAGTTAGCATTATTATGGGAGTATCTAATTTTTCTCGTACTTTCCTACACACGGTCCAACCATCTATTATGGGCATCATCACATCTAATATTATTAAGGAAAAATCATTTTCTGTTTCTAATATTTCTAAAGCAGCACGACCATCACAAGCTTCTGTCACTTCATATTCTTCTTTTTCAACATACTTTCTTATGACTTGGCGCATTTTATCTTCATCTTCAGCTATTAATATTTTTATCATAAAATTGCTCCCTTCTATCCTTATTGAAATCATCATAACATAAAAGGTTTCCGTTAACTATAGGGTAATCATTATCTTTATTAAACATTCAAAGAATGAACACAAAACCATCACAATTGATTAGTAAAATTATAAAAAAAGAAGGTGAATTATAATTCACCTTCATAATTAATCTATTAAACCTTGTGATTTTAACCATTCATTAGCTACGACCTTAGCGTCCTTTTTATTCAAGTCAACTTGAGCATTAAGGTCAGACATGGTCTTATCATCTAATTTACCTGCCAATTGTTCAAGGGCATCCTTTACTTCTGGATATTTTTCTAAAGTATCTTTTCTAATTACTGGTGTTGCATAGTAAGGTGGGAAGAAATTCTTATCATCTTCTAATACTGTTAAATTAAATGCAGCTATCCTGCCATCTGTAGCGAAGGCACTATTAACGTCAACTTGACCATCTCTAACGGCTGCATATGTAAGACCTGGATCCATACCCTTAGTAGATTTGAAATTCATACCATATGTTTCTTTTAATCCCATATAACCATCTTTTCTCTCTAAGAACTCTTGGGTTCCTGCTATAACTAAATCTCCAGATTTAGCTGCTAAATCTGAATAAGTTTTTATTCCTAAACTTTCTGCCTTTTCAGCTTTCATAGCTAGGGCATAAGTATTGTTAAACCCAAAAGGTTTTAACACGGCAAGACCATGATCCTTATCCATTAAGTCTTTTACCGTATTATAAACTCTGTCCGTATCCGTATCTAAATCTTGTTTCAATATACTTAAAAGAGCTGTACCTGTATATTCAGCATATATGTCTAAGTCTCCCTTTTTCATGGCTGCAAATACAACTTGAGTTCCACCTAAGAAGGGCTTAGTTACTACTTTAACATCAGTTTTAGCTTCTATTATATCCCTCATTAAATAAACTAAAATTTCTTGTTCCGTATAGTTTTTACCACCTATAACTACAGTTTTTTCTTCTTTTGTAGTTCCGCATGCAGCAAATACAGAAAGTACTAAAATTAAAACTAAAAATAAACTTAACTTTTTCATTAAATCACTCCTTTATTTTTTTAATCCCCTTGGTGTAGCATAAGATTCTAATTTCTTAAGTAAGAAATCAAAAGTCAAAGCAAGACCTGCCGCTGGAATAGCACCAGCTAATATTAATGCAGGGTTTACTGTTTGGATACCTCTAAATAGTAAATCTCCTAATCCACCAGCACCAATAAGGGCTGCAATAGTACCAACACCTATTATTAATACGGTGGATGTTCTAATACCTGCCATTATTATGGATAAAGCAAGAGGAAGCTCTACCATAAATAATACTTGCTTGGAAGTCATACCCATACCTACTCCTGCTTCAATAGATGCTGGGTTTACCTCTACTATACCTGTATATGTATTTCTTAAAATTGGGGCTAGTCCATATATGGTTAAAGCCACAATTGCAGGAACTTTTCCAATACCTAAGAAGGGTATCATAAAACCTAGGATTGCTAAACTTGGAATTGTCTGAAAAACAGATGCAAAGCCTATAACTAAATCTGAAATATTTCTTCGGCGGGTCAATAGTATACCCACTGGAACTGCAATAGATACAGAGAGAAATAGGGCAATTAAAGTTATTTGTAAATGTTGACCTAGGGCCAATAATATATCTGAAGAACGATTTTGAAACACATTAATTACTTCTATAAAAAGATTATTATTCATGAAACTCAACTCCTTTATAATTAATATCTACTAGCTAATATTTCTACTAAGCTAGAGTGAGTTATAACTCCCGTTAGAGCCTTTTCATTATTCAATACGGGAACGTATTTTATATCTGTATTTAAAAATAAATCTATGGCTTCTTCTAGGGAGTCAGCTTCTTTTATAAAAGGAATATCTGTTTTCATTACATCCTTTACCTTTAAATCTTCATTTGAAAAGTTTCTCTGAATATTCCAAACTCCTACAGAACCTAAGAATTTATTCTTTTTATCCACTACTGCTAAGCTTGTAACCTTATGGTTTCTCATAAGTTTTAAAGCTTCTGCCAAACCACGGTCAGGTTTTGTAGTTACAGCTTCTATCATAACTTCAGTAATTGGAGGAAGAGCCTTTTTACTATTTAACCTTTCCTCCCCAATAAATTCGCTTACAAATTCATTGGCAGGATGTCTTAAAATTTTTTCGGGAGTATCTAATTGAATGATTTGTCCATCCTTCATTAGGCAAATTCTATCTGCAATTTCTAATGCCTCGTCCATATCATGAGTAACAAATACAATGGTCTTTTTTATTTCCTGTTGAAGTCTAACTAATTCCTTTTGAAGTTGTTCACGACTTATAGGATCAAGGGCACTAAAGGGCTCATCCATAAGGATTACTGGTGGATCTGCTGCTAGAGCTCTTATTACTCCAACCCTCTGTTGTTGACCTCCGCTTAGTTCTGCTGGATATCTGCTCTTGTATATTTTAGGATCTAAGCCTACCATATCCAGGAGTTCATCCACTCTTTTCATATATTTTTCCTTATCCATTTTTTTTAGTTTGGGCACTAAAGCCACATTTTCAGCTATGGTCATGTGAGGTAATAATCCTATTTGTTGTATAACATAACCTATGTTTCTACGGAGTTCTACTGGATTTACTTTACTTATTTCCTTATTATCCATATAGATTTTTCCTTTGGTATGATCAATAAGTCTATTAATCATCTTCATAGTAGTAGTTTTCCCACAGCCACTAGGGCCGATTAAAACCAATAGTTCTCCTTCTTTTACGTGCAGGTTTATATTGTCTAAGGCTTTAAAGCCATCTTCATATATTTTAGTCACGTTCTCAAATCTTATCACAAAACCCCTCCTTTATAATGTTTCTATATAAAAAGTCTTCGTTGGAAGAACAATAAAATAAATTTGTGGAAAAAATAATTTCTTAAAATTATGAAAACTATTTTGGGGTATAAAAAACTATCCCTTCATCCTAAAGAGTTAAAAAGATTATATTCTATTTTTTTGCATAGAAAAAATACAAAAATTATATAAGATGTATGATTTTTATGTTCTATAAGAACCTGTCCATCTTATAGGTTTGCATAAAATAAGCTAAATATACTTTAATGTTATAAAAATCTGTATATAAATATATCCAAGGTAAAATACAAAATCATTATTAGATATGTTTAAAGAAAAGTTGTACATTGGATAATCTTAGAAAGATAAGAAATTTTTACTTAATATTTATATTCTATCATAAGAATGGGATTAGAAAAAGAGGAATGAGTGTATATAAAAGAATATTAACTATAGAAAATTTCACATAAAAACGTATCTTTACAAAATGTAACAAATTTTGATAAAATACTTTATGCACGAGGAGGAGGAAATATGGCTTTTATTATAGATTATATAAAGAGTTTATTTTTATCAAAGAATGAAAAGGAATTATCTGAATATTTATTAGTATCTAATATAATACAAACATCCATTAAAAGATAGAACAGGAGAAATCCTGTTCTATTTTTTTGCAAGAGCATCATTATTAAATATAGCATGAATATAAGTAAAAATCTATTTTTAGGAGTATATGACTAAATTTAATTTAAGTTATATAAAAAATTATAAAAGTATATAAAGGATATATTAAATAGTACATAAGTAAAAATGGGACTTGTACAAAATTCTGTAAAAATTTACAATGAAATAAGAGATTATAGATATAACTTATTGAGCATAGTTCTAAAGTATTAAATATTGCATGTGTAGAATGTAACGAGGAGATTGAAATGGCAAATAATCCCAACATATTTTATAGAGACAAAAAATGTATAAAATGTCATAGAAAATTTAAGACACCCCAGGTAAAAAGTAATGCAGTTAGGATAGACAAGAGGGATACGGACAACTGTCCTTACTATAAGTTGGACAATCCTTTGTTGTATGAGTTTTATATATGCCCTCATTGTCATATGGTTTTTACAGATCACTTTGAAGAAATAACTAAGCAAAAGGATAAAGATATTTTAGATAGGTTATTTTTTAAGATGAGAAATGTAGAAAATCTATTTGAAGAAAGAAATATAGATGACGGGTTAAGACTGGCAAAACTAGCCCTTGTTGCTGGTGAGTCTTTAAAGGAAACTAGTATTAAATTAGCCCCCATATGTCTAAGAATAGCTTGGTTTAATAGATATAAAGAGGATGTAGGGGAAGAAAGCAGGTTTTTGTCTAATGCCTATGCCCATTTTGAAAAGGCCTATAATAATTCAGACTTAAAAATAAAGGATAAATCAGTACCAGAGGATTTTGTAGTATATACTTTAGCTGAATTAAGCTATAGAATTGGCGTATATATAAACACTAAATCCTGGTTCAATCAATTGTTCAAATTTCCAAATAGAAGTAGATATGTAATGAAGGGCAGAGACAGGTGGTCAGATATAAGGCAGGAAATTACAAAGGTTAGTAAGTAAAATTAGGTGTATAATATAAGTATACACTTTTTTTATGCGGGGGTTTTTAATATGTGCTTAGATATTGTAAAAGATAAAGTATTAACCTATGAACAAAAAGTATTAGGTTTAGCAAGATGTGCAGAAAATTCATTAAATATTTTAAATATCAGTGACGAAGTGAAAAAATATAGAGAAGAAAATATAATCTGTGACTTGTATGAAGGAAATGCCCCTTATAGACCTAGATATATAGTGGTGGATTTTGAAAAGTTTATGAAAGAGGGTAGCGAGTTTTTAAGATTGAATCCTCCTAAGGATATTTGGGAGGCAGTAAACAACTTACTTATTTTTTATAAGCATATACCATCAATTACTTCTTTTCCCGTATATATAGGGAATATAGATTATTTACTAGAACCCTTTATAAAGGACGAAGAGGAAGCCTATAGAGCTATTAAAATGTTTTTAAATCATATAGATAGAACTATTACAGATTCCTTTTGTCATGCTAATATAGGTCCAAAAGATACGAAGGCGGCAAGACTTATTCTAAAGGCAGAAAGGGAACTTGAAAACAGTGTTCCCAACATAACTTTAAAATATGGAGAGGATACACCAGATGAACTTGCCCTAGAAAGTATAAAAACTGCCATGGTGGTGGCAAAACCTAGTTTGGCTAATGATGAAATGTTTAGAAAAGATTTAGGAAACTATGGTATAGCCAGTTGTTATAATGGTCTAAAGATAGGTGGAGGAGCCTATACCTTAGTAAGGTTAAATTTAGGCAGATTAGTAAATAAAGCAGAAAGCATGGACCAATTTTTTAGCTATCTATTACCACATGTGGTAGAAAATATGGTTTCTTATATAGACGAGAGAATTAGATTTTTAGTTGAAGAAAGTAATTTCTTTGAAAGCAGCTTTTTAGTAAGGGAAGGGTTCATAGATAGGGATCTTTTCACAGGCATGTTTGGAATGGTAGGATTAGCTGAATGTGTCAATGGATTATTTAAAATAGAAAAAATAGAGAGTAGATTTGGCCACTCTAAAGAAGCAGATGATTTAGGGGTTAAAATAGTAGAAACTATGGAAAACCTATTAGATAAATATAGTAATCCCTATTGTAAATGTACAGGTGGTAAACATTTATTACATGCTCAAGTTGGAATAGATTCAGATGTGGGCATATCACCAGGTTGTAGAATACCTATAGGCGAAGAACCTGAACTGTATAATCATTTAATTCAATCGGCTAAATTTCATAAGTATTTTCCATCGGGTATAGGTGATATTTTCCCCCTTGAATATACGGTAAATGAAAATCTGAAATCTGTATTAGATATTATAAAGGGATCATTTAGAAGTGGTATGAGA includes these proteins:
- a CDS encoding ABC transporter ATP-binding protein; amino-acid sequence: MSEPVLLMRDIVKAYDLGKQKVQVLNEISLKINKGEFVAVLGPSGSGKSTLMNIIGCIDTANSGEYILGGEPIKEKTENELAHIRNKEIGFIFQKFNLLPKYTAQHNVALPLLLRGVERNVAFEKAEDLLVQVGLGDRIDHKPIELSGGQQQRVSIARALIGDPKILLADEPTGNLDSKSGEDIINMFLDLNKKGNTIILITHDLHVAQQAKRIINVRDGKVHEG
- a CDS encoding DUF2225 domain-containing protein, which encodes MANNPNIFYRDKKCIKCHRKFKTPQVKSNAVRIDKRDTDNCPYYKLDNPLLYEFYICPHCHMVFTDHFEEITKQKDKDILDRLFFKMRNVENLFEERNIDDGLRLAKLALVAGESLKETSIKLAPICLRIAWFNRYKEDVGEESRFLSNAYAHFEKAYNNSDLKIKDKSVPEDFVVYTLAELSYRIGVYINTKSWFNQLFKFPNRSRYVMKGRDRWSDIRQEITKVSK
- a CDS encoding HAMP domain-containing sensor histidine kinase, giving the protein MKNIRSKLWISITALILLILGISWLFQVYFLNDFYINAITNSLVDSGKEIAAIVEKEGIESENLSEKIHEVASDLNGRVNIIDRQNNIKYNNLLAERGFKDLKILGQKPHRELERFSFKQDLYINRLIQKKDGKDIVRHLNVAVPIKKGDTVIGNVWLSSGLSSTNSITFVLKRQLSIISGISLLVGTILSLFLSKMFAKPIIKITNATKEIAKGNFDCNIDVKGEDEIGILGNTINKMAEQLSQIETFRREFIANTSHELKTPISLIKAYAELTLDIEGEEKESREANLKVIIDESDRLTNMVEDILYLSKMEAGYYDPTTEPFIVNDILTRVIDKLKYFAKEKNIDILFNYNKELFIEGDENKIFQVFFNILNNSIIHSFKNSEIQINLLDNKNSIRIEFKDFGSGIPKEDLPYIWERFYKVDKSRKRNKSGTGLGMSIVKNILEAHNYAYGIESEVNKGTLVWIEVKKS
- a CDS encoding response regulator transcription factor, which produces MIKILIAEDEDKMRQVIRKYVEKEEYEVTEACDGRAALEILETENDFSLIILDVMMPIIDGWTVCRKVREKLDTPIIMLTARGEEYDRLFGFELGVDDYIVKPFSPRELIARIKAILKRSSKTVKNDVLDYGNIKISPLERIVLVDNKEVYLTPKEFDLLLFLTTNNKQACSREMLLSKVWGYDFIGDLRTVDTHIKQLREKLSPYKGYIKTVWGTGYKFKVEE
- a CDS encoding ABC transporter ATP-binding protein — protein: MIRFENVTKIYEDGFKALDNINLHVKEGELLVLIGPSGCGKTTTMKMINRLIDHTKGKIYMDNKEISKVNPVELRRNIGYVIQQIGLLPHMTIAENVALVPKLKKMDKEKYMKRVDELLDMVGLDPKIYKSRYPAELSGGQQQRVGVIRALAADPPVILMDEPFSALDPISREQLQKELVRLQQEIKKTIVFVTHDMDEALEIADRICLMKDGQIIQLDTPEKILRHPANEFVSEFIGEERLNSKKALPPITEVMIEAVTTKPDRGLAEALKLMRNHKVTSLAVVDKKNKFLGSVGVWNIQRNFSNEDLKVKDVMKTDIPFIKEADSLEEAIDLFLNTDIKYVPVLNNEKALTGVITHSSLVEILASRY
- a CDS encoding ABC transporter permease, with amino-acid sequence MAIEEIFKGVLLNIKLNKFKVFLTSLGIIVGSLTIIFVIGIGKGSQAEVEEQFKSLSVGTIHVMTNFRASPNVKPLDKEDLERIKEQTQNIDKAVISVTTSTSVLGNGESMSASTLGSTQDIKDTNNLNIKYGRFISDEDIKRAKIAVLGYDVAEGLFEEVTESILGEYVTIKGKRYEVVGILEQIGDTGMRGFNPDEGVIVPYETATSYLIGKKSKPNITVLAKGIDYVDPAIEDIKEILSKEYKEDDLMIRDAGSKLVTARESAKSMSILLMAIGTIVLIVGGIGIMNVMFVSVKERTKEIGILKAIGAKRRDILLQFLLEAIIISAGGGIIAIVLGIILMPLAEYGSVRVIPSLEGNVIALIFSIVTGTFFGYYPASKGATLKPIDALNYE
- a CDS encoding YjjI family glycine radical enzyme, with the protein product MCLDIVKDKVLTYEQKVLGLARCAENSLNILNISDEVKKYREENIICDLYEGNAPYRPRYIVVDFEKFMKEGSEFLRLNPPKDIWEAVNNLLIFYKHIPSITSFPVYIGNIDYLLEPFIKDEEEAYRAIKMFLNHIDRTITDSFCHANIGPKDTKAARLILKAERELENSVPNITLKYGEDTPDELALESIKTAMVVAKPSLANDEMFRKDLGNYGIASCYNGLKIGGGAYTLVRLNLGRLVNKAESMDQFFSYLLPHVVENMVSYIDERIRFLVEESNFFESSFLVREGFIDRDLFTGMFGMVGLAECVNGLFKIEKIESRFGHSKEADDLGVKIVETMENLLDKYSNPYCKCTGGKHLLHAQVGIDSDVGISPGCRIPIGEEPELYNHLIQSAKFHKYFPSGIGDIFPLEYTVNENLKSVLDIIKGSFRSGMRYISIHSSDCDVIRITGYLVKKSEIEKLSRGEQVLKDTVVLGKGAVNNHGILNRRVRSNESLSK
- a CDS encoding ABC transporter substrate-binding protein, with protein sequence MKKLSLFLVLILVLSVFAACGTTKEEKTVVIGGKNYTEQEILVYLMRDIIEAKTDVKVVTKPFLGGTQVVFAAMKKGDLDIYAEYTGTALLSILKQDLDTDTDRVYNTVKDLMDKDHGLAVLKPFGFNNTYALAMKAEKAESLGIKTYSDLAAKSGDLVIAGTQEFLERKDGYMGLKETYGMNFKSTKGMDPGLTYAAVRDGQVDVNSAFATDGRIAAFNLTVLEDDKNFFPPYYATPVIRKDTLEKYPEVKDALEQLAGKLDDKTMSDLNAQVDLNKKDAKVVANEWLKSQGLID
- a CDS encoding ABC transporter permease → MNNNLFIEVINVFQNRSSDILLALGQHLQITLIALFLSVSIAVPVGILLTRRRNISDLVIGFASVFQTIPSLAILGFMIPFLGIGKVPAIVALTIYGLAPILRNTYTGIVEVNPASIEAGVGMGMTSKQVLFMVELPLALSIIMAGIRTSTVLIIGVGTIAALIGAGGLGDLLFRGIQTVNPALILAGAIPAAGLALTFDFLLKKLESYATPRGLKK